The genomic interval CGCCGTCGCCATGGCCAACCGGCCACAGGTGCTGCTGGCCGACGAGCCGACCGGCGAGCTCGACACCGCCACCTCGGCCGAGGTGTTCGGCGGGCTGCGCGACGTCAACCGCGACCTCGGCGTCACCGTCGTCGTCGTCACCCACGACCCCGCGGTCAGCGGGCAGGTCGAGCGCACGGTGGCCATCCGCGACGGCCGCACCAGCAGCGAGGTGCTGCGCCGCACGACCACCGCCGACGACGGCGGCACCCATGTCATCGCCGAGGAGTACGCCGTGATGGACCGGGCCGGGCGCATCCAGGTGCCCCGCGACTACCGCGAGGCGCTCGCGCTGACCCGCCGGGTCCGCCTGGCGCTCGAGCCCGACCACATCACGATCAGGCCCGACGCGTGAGCGGCGCCCTGCTCTCGGTCAAGGGCGTCAACCGTACGTTCGGCACGGGCCCGGCCGCCGTGCACGCCCTGCGCGACGTGTCGTTCGACGTCGAGCCGGGGACGATGGTGGCCCTGGTCGGCCGGTCCGGCTCGGGCAAGACCACGCTGCTCAACGTGGTCGGCGGGCTCGACCGGCCCGACTCCGGCTCGGTGGTCGTCGACGGGCTCGACCTCGGCGGCCTCGACGAGGACGGGCTGTCGAAGCTGCGGCGCGAGCGGGTCTCGTACATCTTCCAGACCTTCGGCCTGATCCCGGTGCTGTCGGCGGCCGAGAACGTCGGCGTGCCGCTGCGGCTGGCCCGGGCCGAGCCGGCCGAACGCGAGAAGCGGGTGGCCCTGCTGCTCGACCTGGTCGGGCTGGCCGGCCACGCCGAGCAGCGGCCCGGCGAGCTCTCCGGCGGCCAGCAGCAGCGGGTGGCGATCGCGCGCGCCCTGGCCGCGTCGCCGCGCCTGCTGATCGCCGACGAACCGACCGGCCAGCTCGACGCCGAGACCGGCCTGGCCGTGATGGCGCTGCTGCGCGGAGTGGTCGAGTCCGAGGGCGTCACGGCCGTCGTCGCCACCCACGACCCGGTGATGATGGCGCTGGCCGACCGGGTGATCCGGATCGCCGACGGGCACGTGACGCCGTGACCGGCCCGTGCTGAGTCTCGTCGCCCGCCGGGCCCGCGCCCAGTGGCCGCTGCTGACAGCGTTGCTGGCCACCCTGGTCATCGGCACCACGTTGCTGGGCACGAGCACGCTTCTGATCACCCGGACCTCGGAACGCTCGGTCGAGGTCACCGCCTCCCGCGCCGAGCCGGACGACGTCGCCGTCACCGCGTACGTGGCCGGGATCGGCGCGGCCGACGCACGGTCCGTCGCCGCCGACACCCGCTCGGTGCTGACCTCGGCCGTCGCGCCGTTCACCGCCACGACAGTGACCCGGGCGTCGTCGGTCATGCGGAGGCTGCCGGTGGGCGGCGAGGCGGGCGGGGGTTACCTGGCCGCCATCGAGGACTTGCCGAACCGGGCGGTGCTGGTCGCCGGGAGCTGGCCGCGCTCTTCGGGCGCCGGGGGGCCGATGGAGGCAGCCGTCCTGCAGAGCACAGCCCGGCTTCTCGGGGTCGAAGTCGGTGACCGCGTACGCCTCGGGGCGGAGCTGGGCCGTTCACCGCGACCGGCCGTCGACGTCCGGGTGGTCGCCGTGGTCCGTCCCCGGCAGGACGCGGGCTGGGACCGTGATCCCCTCGGCGGCGCGGGCTACGACCCCGACCCGCCCGAGAACACGTCGGCCCGTCCCGTACGGGCGTACGGGCCCTTCCTCATCGACCTCGATCAGCTGCTCGCCGGCGGGTCCGCGCTGGGTCGGCTCGAGGTCGCCGCCCGGCCCGACCTGTCCGAGCCCACCAGCCGCGGACTCGACGAGCTGACCGCCTCGCTGTTGCGGGCCGACCGCAAGCTCGCCGGCACCCTGGGCGACCGCATCGAGGTCGAACGGGTGGCGTCCCCGCTGCCCCAGCTGCTGATCGACGCGCGCCGGCAGCAGGAGCTCACCTCGGGTGCGGTCCTCGCCCTGGCGCTGATCGGGTTGCTGCTGACGGCGATCGCGCTCGCCCTGGCCGGCCGCCTGACGACGGGGGTCCGTACGGGGGAATCGGATCTGCTCGGCACGCTGGGCGCCAGTCGCCGGCAGTTCACCGCCGTGGCCGCGCTCGAGGCCGGCGGCATAGCCGTCATCGCGGTGGCTCTCGCCGCGCCGGCCTCCGCACTGCTCTTCTCCGCCCTGACCCACCTGCCTCCGCTGGCGGCGGCGGGGTTGACGGCCGCGGTCACCGTGACCGGCGCCCAGGTGCTCGTGGTGGCCGGCGCGGCCCTGGCCCTGGCCGCGCTGCACGTCCTGCTGGCCGCGGCCCGGCCCGCCACCGTGTCCCGCGACCGCCGCGAAGTGCTCGCCCGCTCCGGCCTCGACCTGCTGCTGCTGGGCCTGGCGGCGGTCGGCTGGTGGCAGCTGCGGTCCCAGCCCGCCGGGGAGGGCTATCGCGCCGACGCCGTACGGGTCCTCGCCCCCGCCCTGATCCTGGCGGCGGGCGCCGCGGTAACGCTGCGGGCGCTGCCGCCCCTGCTGCGCGTCGCCGAACGCCTGGCCGGACGGGCTCGGGGGTTCGCCTGGTCGATGGCCGCCTCCGGAGCCGCCCGCCGCCCTCAGGCCATGGCCGCCGGCCTGCTCATCTGCCTGGGTTGTGCCGCCGCCACCTTCGGCACGGCGTTCGGGTCGACCTGGCACACCTCCCAGCGCGACCAGGCCGACCTGTCCGTCGGCACCGATCTGGCCCTGACCCTGTCCACCGTGCCCACCACCGGGCAGAGCGCCGTGGTACGCGACGCCGCCGGCGGCACGGTCACCCCGGTCGCCCGGCAGAACATCGTGGTCGGCCAGTGGCTCGGCGGTCCCGGCTCGGTGCCGCAACTGGTCGCCCTGGACACCCGCTCGGCCGGAGCTGTGCTGCGCGGCCGGGGACCGGACTGGGACGAGGTGACCAAACCCCTGCAGCCCCCGGCGCCGGTGGCCGGTGTTCCCCTGCCCCGCAACGCGGCCCCGACGGTGAGCGGAACCGCCACCGGCGACAAGCCCGTGCTGGTGACTCCCCAGCTCCTGCTCCAGGACGACAGCGGCTTGCGGACAGGCTGCGCCGCGGACCCGATCCTGCTGGACGGCCGCCGGCACGCGGTGACCGGGTGCGCCACGGTCGACGGGCTGCGGCTGATCGGTGTCGCGCTGCCGATCACCGGCGAGACGGAGGTGCAGCACATCAGCGCCATCGACGTCACCATGACCCTGCCCGGCGGCGGCCCGGCCGGCCCGCCGTGGACAGTACGCTCGGCCTCCCCCGAGGCGCGGCAGCTCAGCGGCGAAAAGGTCAGCTTCGACGGGCGGCGGCTGCGGCTGACCGCCGCGGTGAGCTTCTCCGATGCCGCGGCCGCGAGCCGGGTGCTTGTCGCGACGGCGTTCCCCGACCCGGGACCGGTGCCGGTGGTCGTGTCGGAACAGCTGGCCTCGGCGATCGGCGCGAGCGCCGGGTCGGAGCTCACGTTCGCCGTCGACCAGACCGCCGTGCACGCCGTGGTCAGCAGCGTCGTGCCGCAGGTGCCGTCCGCGCCCGGATCGGCGGCGGTGCTGGCCGATGTGGACTGGCTCAGCCGCACCCTGGCCGTGCGGGGAAACGTGAACTCCCCGGTGACCGCCTGGTGGGCCGGCGACCCCGCCCCGGACGCCGCCGCGCGGATGGGCGAGCTGCGGCTGGGCACGGCCACGACCCGCGACGGCGAGGCCGAGCGGCTGACCGGAAGCCCGCTGCGGTCCTCCTATCCGGCGATGCTGCGCGTGCTGGTCGCGGCCGCGGTCGTGCTGCTGCTGGGTGGGGTGCTGCTGCACGTCGTGTGCGACCTGCAGGCCCGGGCGGTGGAAGTGGCCCGGCTGCGCGGCCTGGGCGTCTCCCGGCGGGGCATCCGGTCGGCGTTGATCGGTGAACATGCGGCGATCTTGGTGCCGCTGCTCGTGGCCGGGTCGGGGATCGGGGCGCTGGCGACCTACCTGGTCGCGCCGTTGCTGATCCGGTCCGAGACGGGGGCGGCGGCCGTTCCGCCGGCCACGGCCGCCTGGCCGTGGGCGGCCGAGGGGCTGCTGCTGGCCGGACTGGTTGCCGCGTGCGCGGTGACGGTGAGCGCGGTCGTCTTCGTCCAGGCCCGCCGGGCCGACGCGGCGCACCTGCGGGTGGCGTCATGACCCGCCGACGCCCGCACACCGACGCTGAGCAGCAACAGCCCTCACGGCCGGAGCCTGGAGGGCGCCGGCGGCTGGTGCTGCACTGGCCCAGCATCCGAGGGCGGGCCCGCGCCGACGCGGGCCCGCTGTTGCTGGTCGCGGCCGTCGTCGCGGCCGTCGCGCTGCTGGCCGGTGCCACCCCGCCGCTGATCCGCTCGACGTCCGACGACGCCACCCGCGAGGCGGTCCGCCGCGCGGCCGACGACGCCGCCGTACGGGTGGAGGCGGAGTGGCCCGACGACTACGGGCCGAACGGTGGCCGGGCGCGCAGCCCGGGGCTGGCTGCCGACATCGCCGACGTCGCCGGCCGGGCCGAGTTCCAGCTGGACCCGGGTCTGCGCTCGGCCCTGCGCCCGCCGGTCACCACCGTCTCCAGCATCTCGCTGATGATCACCGACGGCAGTGTCCAGCGCCGCCTGCAGCTGGAGTACCTGACCAACGCCACCGGCGAGCCGGCCGTCACCTGGGTCTCCGGCCGCGCACCCGGCCCGTCGGCCGCCGACGAGTTCGTGGAGATCCCGCTCAACGGCGGCCCCTGGCCGATGCAGGTCGGCCTGTCCGAGGCCGGCGCGGCGGCGCTCGGCGTGAAGCCCGGCGACCGCATCCCGGTGCAGGACGAAAGACGCAACCCGTACGACGTACGGGTGTCCGGGGTGTTCCGCCCCGTCGACGCGAACGACCCCGCCTGGGGTCCGGCGCCGTGGGTGCTCAACCCCTCGGCGAACCGCGACGGCTTCGGCACCACCCGCATCGGCGCGCTGCTCACGGCCGAGTCGGTGCCCGACCTCCGGCTCGCCTTCCGCACCGACCAGCTGCGTCGCGTGGTCCGCTTCGACGTCGACCCGGACACGCTCACGTGGGAGTCCGCCCAGGCCCTGGCCGCCTCGGTCGGCACGCTCAAAGGCAGTTCGGCGGTGTCGGCCGAACGCGACCAGTCGCTCAAGTGGGCCACCCAGCTCGACAGCGTGCTCAGCGACCTGCGCGACCAGGTCGCCACGGCCACGGCCCAGGCCTCCGTGCTGCTCATCGCCGTGCTGGCGGGGGCCCTGCTGGTGATCGCCCTGGCCGCCGACCTGCTGACCCGCCGCCGTGCCACCGCCCTGGCCACGGCCCGCCGCCGCGGCGCCTCCCTGCCCGGCCTGGCCGCCGAGCTGGTCGTCGAATCGGCCGCCGTGGCCGTTCCCGCCGCCCTGCTCGGGCTGGCGCTGTCCTTCGCCCTGGCCGGCGGCGCCTCCCTGACCTGGGTCCTCCCGTTCGTGGTGATCGCGGTCGCCGCCGGCCCGGCCTTCGGCACGCTCACCGCCGCGCGGGCCACCCGGGACCGTCGCGCCCCCGCCAACCGCAGCGCCCGCCGCTGGATCCGCAACACCCAGCTGATCCGGCGGTTCGCCGTGGACGCCGCTGTGGTGGCCCTCGCCGTCGCGTCGCTCGTCGCTCTTCGGCAGAGGGACATCGGCTCCACCGTCGACCTGCCCGCCGCCGCGCCCACCCTCTGCGCCCTGGCCGTCTCCCTGCTCCTCGTGCGCCTGCTGCCCCTCGCCACCGGCCTGGTGCTGCGGCTGGCCCTGCGCTCCCGCCACCCCCTCGCCCTGTTCGGAGCCGCCCGCGCCGCCGCCACCTCGGCCCGTGTCCTGCCCGCGCTGGCCCTGACCACCGCGCTGGCCCTGAGCGCCTTCGCTGTCACCCTGTACGCCACCACGGACCGCGGCCTGTCCGAAGGCGCCTGGCAGACCACCGGGTCCGACGCCCGGCTGAGCCTGACCTCCGACTCGTCCAGCCACGCCACCGACGTGGTCTCCCGGACGGCGGCCGCCCCCGGCGTACGCCACGCGGTCGCGGCCCGGGTCAGCGAGAGCGCCCGCTTCATCGCCGACAACACCGCCGTCCCGGCCCGCCTGATCGTCGTGGACACCCAGGCCTTCCGGCAGTTGCTGGCCGACACCCCCCTTCCCCCGCTGCCCGCGACCTCGCTGACCGGCGGCGACGGCCGTGTGCCCGCGCTGGTCCGTACGGCCGACGGCAGCCTCTCCCCCGGCGTGGACTTCCGGCTCCCGATCGTCACCAACCAGGCGGTCGAGCTGACCGCGGTCGGCACCGCCCCCGTTCTGGGCGTCGGCGACGACGTGGTCGTGGTCGACACCTCGGCCGCCACTGCCGCCGGTCTGCCCGCTGAGCCCAACACCATCTGGGCCACCGGCCCCGGTGCCGCCAACGCGCTCAAGGCCGCTGCCTCGGGAGGCCGGGTCGTCGCCCGCACCGACCTGCTCAAGGAGCGCCGCACGGCCCCGCTGACCTCCAGCCTGGCCGCCCTGAGCCTGCTGACCGCGGCGATCCTGCTGGTGCTGGGCCTGCTCGGTTACGCGCTGGCCGCCGCCGCGAGCGCCCCCGGACGCTGGGAGACCCTGGCCCGCCTGCGCACGCTGGGCCTGCGCCCCCGCGACACCCACCGCGTGGCCGCCGGCGAGCTGCTCCCACCTGCCGTGGTCGCCGCCCTCTGCGCCCCCCTGCTGGGCGCCTTGCTGGCATGGTCGGCGCTCGGCCCGCTGGCGCTGCGGCTGCTCACCGCCCAGGCCACCGACCCCGCAGTGGTGACGCCGTGGTGGCAGCTGACAGCCGCCACCGTCGCGGCGCTGCTGCTGACCCTGATCGCCATCATCACGGCCGAGGTCGTGACCCGCCGCCGGCGGCGCCTGAGCGAGACCCTCCGAGTCGGCGACTCCTGACCGGGCGCGACCACACGGCGCTTGAGCGAACCCTCCGAGTCGGCGAACTCCTGACCGGGCGTGGCGGCTGCTGCCCCGCCGGTTGCTTCCCCCGCCGGTTGCTTCCCCGCCGGCGTCTGCTCCGGCGCCGCCGTGGGGCCAGCTCCGGCGAAGGGCCAGCTCCGGCGTAGGGCTAGCTCCGGCGTAGGGCTAGCTCCGGCGTAGGGCTAGCTCCGGCGTGGGACCAGCTCCGGCGTCGGCGTCAGGCCGGCTTCGGCGTCAGGCCGGCTCCGGCCCCACGCCGGCTTATGCGTGCAGCGCCTTGGCCAGCACCAGTTCCCGGCCCTGCCCGTCCGGGGCCGGATCGCCGAGCTCCCCCGTCTCGGCGAATCCGGCCCGCCGATAGAGCGCGATCGCCTTCTCGTTCCCCGGCATGACCGCCAGCCGCAGCTCCACGGCTCCGCACGCCAGGACGGCCCAGGACTCGATCGCCTCGATCAGCCGGTCACCCACTCCCCGGCCGCGAGCCGCCGGAGCCACCCACATCGAGATCAGCTCCACCTGGCCGTCCCGCCCGGCCGGAACCCCACTGGCCATCCCCACGGGAGCGCCGTCGAGCACCGCCACCACGTTGTGCGACCCCGGAATCGTCAACCGGTCACGCCACCGCAGCTCCTTGTCCCCGTCGCCCCGCCAGTCGCTGAGCCTGCTCCCGAACGCGTAGGGCGCCTCCGCCAACGCGGCCAGCCGCAGTTCCCGCCAGATTCCCCAGTCCTCACCGGACAGCTTCACGATCTCGATCACGCCGCAGACCCTACGACCGGGCTTCCTCGAACGCCTCACCTTTACCGTGCCGTGCCCGATGGGCCGGACCTGCCGGGCAGGCACAGCGGTACGACAGGCGCCGGAACGTCCTCTGACGACGGAAGAGCGAGCGCCCTTCGGGCCGACGAGAACACCCGCGGCGACAACGTGGTGGGAACGCCTGCTTCCGGCGCAGGATCGAGGTGTCCAGACCTTCCCGTCAGGCCGCGTCGACCGTGAACAGCATCGCCTGTTGTGGGGTCAGCAGGGCCGGGGGCAGGCCGAGCTCGGTCAGCAGGCGGCCGGGTAGTGTCACCGATCCCGCGGTCAGCCACGGGGGTGGGGCGTCCTGCACGACGTGCGGCGGGCCGCCCACTTCCAGGGGCCGTACGGTGTAGCGCCGCGAGGGGTCGAGGCCGGGGAAGCGTACGGGGGAAGGGATCGCCGACGAGGGGGCGCTCAACGTCACCAGGGCGTAGAGGGCCGTCCGCTGGTCGGGTGCGACGATGCCGTGCACGAGGCGTGAGGTTCCGTCGGTGCGGACGGTGACACCGCCGTGCAGCAGAGCGCGGCGCTGCTTGTACTCGGTGACCCAGGCGGCGATCAGGGCGCGCTCCGAAGGGGTGGCCGTGGTCAGGTCCCATTCGATGCCGGCGTGCCCGAACAGCGACGTGGCCAGGCGGAACCCCAGAGACCCCGTACGGCCGGTGATGTGCGCGGCCGGGGCGCCGACGTGCGAGCCCAGAAACTCGGGCGGCATGAGCACGCCGGTCCAGCGCTGGATCTGCTGGCGTTCCAGGGCGTCGTTGGTGTCGGAGGTCCAGAAGCGGTCGACGTGGTCGAGGATGCCCAGGTCGATGCGGGCCCCGCCGGACGCGCAGCTCTCGATCTCGACGGCCGGGAAGCGTCGCCGCAGCTCGGCCAGCAACCGGTACAGGGCCGTGGTCTGGCGGTGGGCCGAGCCTTCCTGCAGCAGATCCCGGTTGTGGTCCCACTTCACAAAGGCGATCGGGTACGTGGTGAGCAGCGCGCTCAAGGCGGAGAGCAGATGCTCGTACGCGCCGGGCGCCCCCAGATCGAGCACCTGCTGATGCCGCCAGGTGGCCGCGCCGGGGCCGCCGAGGATCCACTCGGGGTGTTCGCGGGCCAGGTCGGAGTCGGGCGAGACCATCTCCGGTTCGAGCCAGAGCCCGAACTCCATGCCACGTTCGTGCACGACCGAGATCAGCGGGCCCAGCCCGTCGGGCCAGCGCTGCGGGTCGACGGTCCAGTCGCCGAGGGCGCGGCGATCGTCGGTGCGTCCGCGGAACCAGCCGTCGTCGAGCACGAACCGTTCCACTCCCACCGAAGCGGCGGCGTCGGCCAGGGCGGTGAGCCGGGGCAGCGAGTGGTCGAAGTAGACGGCCTCCCAGGTGTTGAGCACGACCGGGCGGGGTTTGGCCGGGGCGCGGCGTGACCGGATCCACGAGTGCAGGCGGCTCGACAGGCCGTCGATGCCGCCGTCCGACCACACGGCGACGGTCCACGGGGTGGTGTAGGAGCCGCCAGGGGTGAGCCGCACCTCCCCGGGGGCCAGCAGCTCGCCCGCGCCCAGCACTGTCGCGCCGAGGGTCTGCCGTTCGGCCCACAGCTGCTTGTCGCCGCTCCACGCCAGATGCACCGCCCACACCTCGCCCGTACGGAACGTGAAACCGGGGGCGCCGAGCATCATCACGTACGGGTCGTCGTGCCCGGGGCGGCCGTGCCGGGTCTCGCGAACCCAGGCGCCGTGCCGCAGCGCCGTCCGCTGGGGTTGGCGCTCGTACGCCCAGAGGCCCGCGAGGTCGAGCGCCTCGGTCGCCCGCGCGGGCACCGGCAGCACGACGTTCAGCGATCCCAGGTCGAGGTCCGTGTCCCCGCCGTTGGCCAGGGTGTGCCGCAGCCGCAGCACGCCCTGCGCGCTCAGCTCGACCTCGGACGTGACCGTCAGCGCGCCGGCCGTGAGCACCAGCAGCACCGAGCCCGGCGACGGCTGCGACACCTCGGACAGCTGCCAGCGCGGACGGCCGGGGGCGCCGGAGTACCCGGGCCGGCCGCTCCAGCCGTCGCCCACGGTCGGCAGGAGCGACAGGTACGGCGGCTCGTCGAGCGAGCTCGGCGGGTTCGCGGGTACGGCCGACGCGGCGTACGCGGAAAGGTCGTCGGGATCGAGATCGCCGAGCGCGGCTCCCCAGTGCAGCACGACGGGAAGCCGCGGGCCGCGGGCGTCCAGCACGAAGCTGGTGCCCGCGGCCTGCAGGTGGATCAACAACGCGTGTTACTCCTTGACCGGGATGGCCTGCGACTTGAGGGTGTCGACGGTCGACTTCTGGGCCGCCGTGAGGGCGTCGCTCAGCGTGCCCTTGCCGGAGACCGCCGCCTTGAAGCCGTCCGAGGCGCTGGTGTACGTCGAGGTCATCGTGGGCCCCCAGGTGAAGTCGGGCGTCACCTGGGTGGACGCCTCGGCGAAGACCTCGTAGATCTTCTGGTCACCATAGAACTCGACCGGGTTGGTCAGGTACGAATACTTGGTTCCGGCGGTGGTGGCCGGGTAGAGCTGGGCCTCCTTGTTGAGCAGCGCGAGCGCCTCCTCGCTGGTGTTGAGCCACAGGGCGAACTGCGCGGCCTCGTACGGGTGCTTGGAGTTCTTGAAGATCGCGGTGGCCGAGCCGCCCCAGTTGCCCGCGACGTTCTCGCCGGCGTTCCACTGCGGCATCGGCGCGACCCGCCACTTGCCCGCAGTCTTCGGCGCGCCGCTCATGATCGAGTTGGCGCCCCACACCGCGGAGACCCAGGTCCAGGCGGAGCTGGAGTTGTAGGCGTTGTCCCACTCGGTGGTCCACGGCGGGACGGTCGAGACGAGCTTCTTGCCGATCAGGTCCTGCCAGTAGCCGGCGACCTTCTTGGTCTTGTCGTCGGTCAGGTTGACCGTCCACTGCCGGCCGTCGTTGGCGAACCAGCGGCCGCCGGCCTGCCAGGCGAAACCCGCGAACTGGTTGATGTCGCTCTGCGAGAAGTTGGTGATGTAGCCGCCGGCCGCCTTCACCTTCACGGCCGCCGCCGCGTACTCCTCCCAGGTCTTGGGGACCGGGATGCCGTTGGACTCGAACAGGTCAGCCCGGTAGAACATCGCCATGGGGCCGGAGTCCTGCGGGATGCCGTAGGCCGACTTCTCGTCGCCGAGGCTGACCTGGTTCCACGTCCACGGGATGAACTGGTCCTTGGCCTTCGCGACGATGTCGCAGGACGCGGCGTCGAACAGGCCGTCCTGCACGCGGAAGCTGGGCAGCGCGTCGTACTCGATGTGCCCGAGGTCGGGGGTGTTGCCGGCCTTGAGCTGGTTGAAGAAGTTCTGGTAGGTGCCGCCGTTGCCGTTCGGGCCGGTCTGCACCTTGACCTGGATGTTCGGGTTCTTGTCGTTCCAGACCTTCACCACGTTCTCGATCCCGGGGATCCAGGTCGTGTAGGTCAGGTTGACCGGGCCGGACGAGGGGGCGCAGGACGCGGCGGACGAGCCGCCGGCCGCTTCGTCGTCGTCGCCGCCGGAGCCGCAGGCGGACAGGGCCAGCGCCGCTATGACTATCGCGCTGAGCAGGGATTTGCGCATGCTGTGTCCTTAATCGGGGGGAAACTTCACTTGACGGCGCCGGCGCCGAGGCCGTTCCGCCAGAACCGCTGGAGCGCCAGAAACGCGATCACCAGAGGGGTGATCGAGAGCAGGGCGCCGACGATCACCAGTCCGCGCAGTTCGGGGATCTGGTTGACCTGGGTGTTCCAGGTGTAGAGGCCGAGCGTGACCGGGAACAGCCGCTCGTCGCTGAGCATGATCAGCGGGAGCAGGAAGTTGTTCCAGACCGCGACGAAGTGGAACAGGAAGATCGTGACCAGGGCCGGGAACATCAGCCGGGTGGCCACCTTGAAGAACGTGCGGACCTCGCCCGAGCCGTCGATGCGGGCCGCATCGAGCAGTTCGTCGGGCACGCCGGCCGTGGCGTAGATCCGGGCCAGGTAGACGCCGAACGGGTTGACCAGGCTGGGCAGGAAGACAGCCCAGAACGTGTTGGTCGCGTCGACCTTGCTGAACAGCAGGAACAGCGGGAGGGCGAGCGCGGTGGCCGGCACCAGCACACCGCTGAGCACCACGTTGAACAGCAGCTCGCGGCCGCGGAACCGGTACTTGGCCAGGGCGTACCCGCACATCGCGGCGAGCACGGTGCCGATCAGGGCCGCGCCGCCGGTGTAGAGGATGCTGTTGAGCAGCCACCGGAGGAAGACCCCGTCCCGGTACTCGAGCAGGTCGCCGATGTTGGCGAAAAGCTCGAAATCGGCGAACCACAGCGGGTTGGTGCTGGTGAACTCGTCGGAGCGCTTGCCGGCGCCGACGAACAGCCACCAGATCGGCGTCAGGAAGTAGAGCGTGCTGACGGCCATGACGAGCATGGCCCCCGTACGGGAGAAGAGGCTCTCCTGGATCTTGCCGGCGGCGCCGCCGGCCGGGGCGGAAGTTGTGACGCTCACTGGACGCCCTTCCGATTGGTGAACCGCAGGAAGACGAAGGAGAGGACGAACGTCGTCAGCGCGAGCACCACCGAGAACGCCGCCGCCAGGTTGAAGTTCGGGATCGACGACGTCGAATAGACCGTCAGGTTCGGTGTGTACGTGCTCGACACCGCCGACGAGAAGCTGCGGAACACCTGCGGCTCGGCCAGCAGCTGCAACGTGCCGATGATCGAGAACACGGTGGTCAGCACGATCGCGGGCATGACCAGCGGGATCTTGATCGACCAGGCGATCCGCCACTGGCCGGCCCCGTCGAGCCGCGCCGCCTCGTACACCTCGGCCGGGATGGCCAGCAGCGCCGAATAGATGATCAGCATGTTGTAGCCGACGTAGACCCAGGTCACCACGTTGGCGATGGCCCAGAGCACGAGGTCGGCCGAGAGGAAGTCGATGGCGCTGGTCACCGGCTTGAGCGGCGACAGGTTGGGCGAGTAGAGGAAGCCCCACATGATCGCGGCGATGACACCCGGGACCGCGTACGGGACGAAGAAGGCCAGCCGGAAGAAGCGGCGTCCCCTGACCAGCCCGGAGTCGAGCAGCAGGGCCAGCAGCAGCGCGAGGCCGAGCATGACGGGGACCTGCACGACGCCGAAGGCCAGCACCCGCCCGATCGACGTCCAGAAGGCGCCGTCGGCGAACACCCGCTCGTACTGGACGAGCCCCCCGAAGACCTCGCGCGCC from Paractinoplanes brasiliensis carries:
- a CDS encoding ABC transporter ATP-binding protein, whose product is MSGALLSVKGVNRTFGTGPAAVHALRDVSFDVEPGTMVALVGRSGSGKTTLLNVVGGLDRPDSGSVVVDGLDLGGLDEDGLSKLRRERVSYIFQTFGLIPVLSAAENVGVPLRLARAEPAEREKRVALLLDLVGLAGHAEQRPGELSGGQQQRVAIARALAASPRLLIADEPTGQLDAETGLAVMALLRGVVESEGVTAVVATHDPVMMALADRVIRIADGHVTP
- a CDS encoding FtsX-like permease family protein, with amino-acid sequence MLSLVARRARAQWPLLTALLATLVIGTTLLGTSTLLITRTSERSVEVTASRAEPDDVAVTAYVAGIGAADARSVAADTRSVLTSAVAPFTATTVTRASSVMRRLPVGGEAGGGYLAAIEDLPNRAVLVAGSWPRSSGAGGPMEAAVLQSTARLLGVEVGDRVRLGAELGRSPRPAVDVRVVAVVRPRQDAGWDRDPLGGAGYDPDPPENTSARPVRAYGPFLIDLDQLLAGGSALGRLEVAARPDLSEPTSRGLDELTASLLRADRKLAGTLGDRIEVERVASPLPQLLIDARRQQELTSGAVLALALIGLLLTAIALALAGRLTTGVRTGESDLLGTLGASRRQFTAVAALEAGGIAVIAVALAAPASALLFSALTHLPPLAAAGLTAAVTVTGAQVLVVAGAALALAALHVLLAAARPATVSRDRREVLARSGLDLLLLGLAAVGWWQLRSQPAGEGYRADAVRVLAPALILAAGAAVTLRALPPLLRVAERLAGRARGFAWSMAASGAARRPQAMAAGLLICLGCAAATFGTAFGSTWHTSQRDQADLSVGTDLALTLSTVPTTGQSAVVRDAAGGTVTPVARQNIVVGQWLGGPGSVPQLVALDTRSAGAVLRGRGPDWDEVTKPLQPPAPVAGVPLPRNAAPTVSGTATGDKPVLVTPQLLLQDDSGLRTGCAADPILLDGRRHAVTGCATVDGLRLIGVALPITGETEVQHISAIDVTMTLPGGGPAGPPWTVRSASPEARQLSGEKVSFDGRRLRLTAAVSFSDAAAASRVLVATAFPDPGPVPVVVSEQLASAIGASAGSELTFAVDQTAVHAVVSSVVPQVPSAPGSAAVLADVDWLSRTLAVRGNVNSPVTAWWAGDPAPDAAARMGELRLGTATTRDGEAERLTGSPLRSSYPAMLRVLVAAAVVLLLGGVLLHVVCDLQARAVEVARLRGLGVSRRGIRSALIGEHAAILVPLLVAGSGIGALATYLVAPLLIRSETGAAAVPPATAAWPWAAEGLLLAGLVAACAVTVSAVVFVQARRADAAHLRVAS
- a CDS encoding ABC transporter permease; this translates as MTRRRPHTDAEQQQPSRPEPGGRRRLVLHWPSIRGRARADAGPLLLVAAVVAAVALLAGATPPLIRSTSDDATREAVRRAADDAAVRVEAEWPDDYGPNGGRARSPGLAADIADVAGRAEFQLDPGLRSALRPPVTTVSSISLMITDGSVQRRLQLEYLTNATGEPAVTWVSGRAPGPSAADEFVEIPLNGGPWPMQVGLSEAGAAALGVKPGDRIPVQDERRNPYDVRVSGVFRPVDANDPAWGPAPWVLNPSANRDGFGTTRIGALLTAESVPDLRLAFRTDQLRRVVRFDVDPDTLTWESAQALAASVGTLKGSSAVSAERDQSLKWATQLDSVLSDLRDQVATATAQASVLLIAVLAGALLVIALAADLLTRRRATALATARRRGASLPGLAAELVVESAAVAVPAALLGLALSFALAGGASLTWVLPFVVIAVAAGPAFGTLTAARATRDRRAPANRSARRWIRNTQLIRRFAVDAAVVALAVASLVALRQRDIGSTVDLPAAAPTLCALAVSLLLVRLLPLATGLVLRLALRSRHPLALFGAARAAATSARVLPALALTTALALSAFAVTLYATTDRGLSEGAWQTTGSDARLSLTSDSSSHATDVVSRTAAAPGVRHAVAARVSESARFIADNTAVPARLIVVDTQAFRQLLADTPLPPLPATSLTGGDGRVPALVRTADGSLSPGVDFRLPIVTNQAVELTAVGTAPVLGVGDDVVVVDTSAATAAGLPAEPNTIWATGPGAANALKAAASGGRVVARTDLLKERRTAPLTSSLAALSLLTAAILLVLGLLGYALAAAASAPGRWETLARLRTLGLRPRDTHRVAAGELLPPAVVAALCAPLLGALLAWSALGPLALRLLTAQATDPAVVTPWWQLTAATVAALLLTLIAIITAEVVTRRRRRLSETLRVGDS
- a CDS encoding GNAT family N-acetyltransferase, with protein sequence MIEIVKLSGEDWGIWRELRLAALAEAPYAFGSRLSDWRGDGDKELRWRDRLTIPGSHNVVAVLDGAPVGMASGVPAGRDGQVELISMWVAPAARGRGVGDRLIEAIESWAVLACGAVELRLAVMPGNEKAIALYRRAGFAETGELGDPAPDGQGRELVLAKALHA